In Moorella sp. Hama-1, a single genomic region encodes these proteins:
- the dnaJ gene encoding molecular chaperone DnaJ: MAKRDYYEVLGVSRDASEAEIKKAYRQLARKYHPDMNPGDKEAEEKFKEVQEAYEVLSDADKRARYDQFGHAGTEAGGPGFGGFDFGGAGADFGGFGDIFDMFFGGGLGGSARRQGPQRGDDLRLDLEISFEEAAFGVEKEVGIPRQEKCPECNGSGAAPGTHPKTCPTCHGTGQIRIAQRTPLGQFQTIRTCHQCHGQGTIIETPCSRCHGRGVVQRTRKLKIKIPPGVDTGARLRMAGEGEGGLRGGPPGDLYIYINVRPHKLFQRDGYDVLCEVPVSMVQAALGDSIRVPTLDGKVELNIPPGTQSGTSFRLKGKGIPRLHGAGRGDQHVRVHVETPTNLNEKQREILREFARAYGTEPRGAREQDKGFFRKVKDAFMG, translated from the coding sequence ATGGCTAAGCGTGATTACTACGAGGTCCTGGGGGTTTCCCGGGATGCCTCGGAGGCGGAGATCAAAAAGGCTTACCGCCAACTGGCGCGCAAGTACCACCCGGACATGAACCCCGGGGATAAAGAAGCCGAAGAAAAGTTCAAAGAGGTCCAGGAAGCCTACGAAGTCCTGAGTGACGCCGATAAGAGGGCCCGCTACGACCAGTTCGGCCACGCCGGTACCGAGGCCGGCGGGCCCGGCTTCGGTGGTTTTGACTTTGGCGGCGCCGGGGCCGATTTCGGGGGCTTTGGCGATATCTTTGACATGTTCTTCGGTGGGGGCCTGGGCGGTTCGGCCCGGCGCCAGGGACCCCAGCGCGGCGACGACCTGCGCCTGGATCTGGAAATCTCTTTTGAAGAAGCCGCCTTCGGGGTTGAGAAAGAGGTCGGTATACCGCGCCAGGAGAAGTGCCCGGAGTGTAACGGCAGCGGAGCAGCACCCGGCACTCACCCGAAAACCTGTCCCACCTGCCATGGTACCGGCCAGATCCGCATCGCCCAGCGGACACCCCTGGGCCAGTTCCAGACCATACGCACCTGCCACCAGTGCCATGGCCAGGGAACAATTATTGAAACACCCTGTTCCCGGTGCCACGGCCGCGGCGTCGTCCAGCGGACCCGCAAGCTCAAGATTAAAATCCCGCCGGGGGTGGATACCGGCGCCCGGTTGCGGATGGCCGGCGAGGGCGAAGGCGGCCTCCGCGGGGGCCCGCCCGGGGATCTCTATATCTATATCAATGTCCGGCCCCATAAACTCTTCCAGCGGGACGGTTATGACGTCCTCTGCGAGGTGCCGGTTTCCATGGTTCAGGCTGCCCTGGGCGACAGCATCAGGGTGCCCACCCTGGACGGTAAAGTCGAACTCAACATCCCGCCCGGGACCCAGAGCGGTACCAGCTTCCGCCTGAAGGGCAAGGGCATCCCCCGTTTGCATGGTGCCGGCCGGGGCGATCAGCACGTCCGGGTCCACGTCGAGACCCCGACCAACCTGAACGAGAAACAAAGGGAGATCCTGCGGGAATTCGCCCGGGCCTACGGTACGGAACCCCGGGGGGCCAGGGAACAGGATAAAGGTTTTTTCCGTAAAGTAAAGGACGCCTTCATGGGCTAG
- a CDS encoding 16S rRNA (uracil(1498)-N(3))-methyltransferase: MAHHFFLPTGVAPGEMVFLEGENAHHAVRVLRLRRGENITLADNGGRGYRARIASVNGDRVAVEVTEPLASTEPPLRVTLLQGWPKGDKLDLIIEKCTELGVARISVLTTERAVPRPDPAAAARRWERWQQKALAAARQSGRHRIPEVSGPLGLPEALAGLAPGTLLLVPWEEERSLGLKDVLDRNTAVTELALLVGPEGGLSPSEIELIRDYGGRPVTLGPRILRTETAGLACLAAVMYALGDLG; encoded by the coding sequence TTGGCCCACCATTTTTTTCTACCTACAGGGGTGGCTCCCGGAGAGATGGTGTTCCTGGAAGGGGAGAATGCCCACCACGCTGTGCGGGTCCTGCGCCTCCGTCGCGGGGAGAATATCACCCTGGCCGACAACGGCGGCCGGGGCTATCGGGCCCGGATAGCCTCCGTCAACGGGGACCGGGTCGCCGTAGAAGTAACCGAACCCCTGGCCAGCACCGAGCCCCCCCTCCGGGTAACCCTCCTCCAGGGCTGGCCTAAGGGGGACAAACTGGATTTAATCATTGAAAAGTGTACAGAATTAGGGGTAGCCAGGATTAGCGTCCTGACCACTGAACGTGCCGTCCCCCGGCCGGATCCGGCTGCTGCCGCCCGCCGCTGGGAACGCTGGCAGCAGAAGGCCCTGGCTGCCGCCCGCCAGAGCGGGCGCCACCGCATCCCGGAGGTCAGCGGCCCCCTGGGGCTACCCGAGGCCCTGGCCGGCCTGGCACCGGGAACCCTGCTCCTGGTACCCTGGGAAGAAGAGCGTTCCCTGGGGCTAAAGGACGTCCTGGACCGGAACACAGCAGTTACGGAACTCGCCCTGCTGGTAGGCCCCGAGGGGGGCCTCAGCCCGTCGGAGATCGAACTGATCCGGGACTACGGCGGCCGGCCGGTTACCCTGGGGCCCCGGATCTTGCGGACGGAAACCGCCGGCCTGGCCTGCCTGGCGGCCGTTATGTACGCCCTGGGCGACCTGGGGTAG